The region CTGCAACATTATAACCATAATTTTCATGAGTATCAGGTTTTTGCCAATCCGCTTGTCCATCCATATAAATGCTACCGAGCCAGACGGCAAATCTTCTATGTAAATAACTAGCCCCAACTACGTCACTGATACCATCTCCATTGAAGTCGCCACAATTCACTCCAAGAACAAATGCATTACCATAAAAAATAGGAGATAAAATAACGTTGGGACTTAGAGGAAGATTGGTACCTGTTCCATACCAAACCAACATTCCGGAATTGTCTATATAGCCCAGAAAATCGTCGAATCCATCATTATTTAGATCCCCAAGAGGTCTACATATACGTGTGATTGGGTTTGGAGTTTGAATCAATAACATAAAATTAGAGAATATTCTACTACTGTTTCCATAATACACTCTGACGGTAGAATTTTGTTCGAATTCCTGTTCTTCTTCAAGATATCCAATGGAAAAGTCATGATATCCATCGTTATTGATATCGCCTATCCCGATGATTGCCTTAGTATCGTTATACAATCCCACTCCAGACAGGATCACTTGGCGTTGAAATGTCCCTCCCCATAAAATATCGAACTGCAAAATGTTATTCAGAGTATAAGAAATTCCCAAATCATCAAACCCATCACCATCAACATCATAGAGCATATCAATCGTGTAAATTACCTCATTCAGTTGTGGGGTTTCAACCCTATCGGGGATTGATAAATTGCTTGTTCCTCCATAAAAGAACATGTATCTGGCACTTCCTGAAACATCAGGAACCCCGTCAGTTATCATTAGGTCTTGATAGCCATCCCCACTAACATCGCCAACATTTCTTATTGAGCCAATCCTCCTCTGCATTCCTTCAGGATAATCTCCCTCCAAGGTCATGGCGGGCTCTGATGCGGAGCTAAAATCGGAGCCACCATAATAGACGTAAACCTTACCTCGAGACGGACTTTGCTGATACTGATAACCATATGCCATAGAAAACACTATTAAATCATCAATACCATCGTGGTTAAAGTCTAAATTTACTATGCTGTAACCAAAAAAAGATCCGTTATGCTCCCCCTCTAGTTGTGCTATCAGCGGCATGTCATTTATGGCATGCATAACATAGATGGGCATAATTATCAAAAAGAAAGTTAAAGCAAATCTGTTCGAAATCATAATTCCTCCTAGTTTGATTCTTATCTTGTCAGATATTTCCTTTTACCACTCAAAACGGTTGATCATCTAAAATTCTTCTGGGTGTAACTTCCATATCATTAAGTATGATAAAATCCAGCTTCAGCAGGCATCACTCTATGTTCTTGATCATACTTTTCAACCATATTGTTATAACTATACCTATATTATTAAAATAGTCGACGGCTTACAAAAAGCAAATAAAATTTTAGAATACCAATTTTCTTTCGCATCGTTATGCATCCGTATTTGTGTAAATACAGGGTAGTGGCTTCCTTGCACCATATAGAGTATCCAAGACTACCCGCAAGAAGATACGATGTAAGCAACGCTGCTGGAACGCATCCAAGAACAATTAGTCAGACACGAAGGTCTGAAGTTAAAGCCCAATTGTTGTACGGCAGGTAAATTGACCATCGGAGTTGGCCGCAATCTCGATGACTGTGGTATCTCCCAGACCGAAGCTTATTTGCTCTTGGAGAATGATATCCAGAACGGCGAGAAACAGCTTCTGGATAAATTTCTGCGATATACAATGGCTTAGATGAAGTCCGTAAATCGGTATTGCTGAATATGTGTTTCAACTTGGGTATTGGTGTACTGCCTGAATTCTACAATACATTAGCATTCATTGCTACTGGAGACTGGGAACGAGCTGCCAATAATATGCTTGCTTCCAGTTGGGCAAAGCAAGTGGAAATGAGAGCTATTGATCTATCTGAGCCTATGAGGAAGGGCCAGTTATTCCCATCCCGGTAGAGACGGATGTCCTACTCGCCATCATCAACCTGCTCAAGGAAATGGCTAAAAATGGTATCTTCAAAGAGCACCAAGGACTGATTCTTGAGATGATTCACTCACTTGTATTGACGGGAAGCAAGATTGCTAATGAAGCCATTCGCGCCGAGCACCTGAAGAATGGGCTATTATCACTCACCAAGCTGCAATGCGAGATTCAGGACCAATATAAGGGAGTAGGCGACAACAACCAAAGCAGCCCCGACATAATAAGCGAAGACAAGATCATCATTCACGTCCTGGATAAGGAGTATCAGGAGTTGCCCCCACATCATCCTCACTAACCAGTGTAATGTCTTTATCTACATATCTGAGATTAAACTCGATGGGAACAGGGTTACAATTCTGATTGGGATCAGCCAAGTATATACTGCTACCGATCCTTTCTATAAGCTCCTTGTCCTCGCTAAATGATGCTAAAGATAAAAACCCGGCAGAACCGGGTTAATGAGTAGGTTAGATAAAGATTATCTCTTCTTTTTTAGGCGGCAGATCAGCTCAGCAATCAAGTTGATCATCTCCTTGTAGTCTCCGAATTCTCAGGCATCATCGGCTCGGGTTTTGATCTCATCATCGGTCATATTCTCAGACTGCAGCCAGGGGCCACGGAACTTGTTCCACTAACTCTTGTAGTGGTATTCATCAGCGTAGGGATCGGGCTCAATAGACTCATTATTAAAATCAAAGCCACTTTTATCCATCTCGATCACCTTCATGGTAGTTCCTAACTTCAATGAGTCTGATTGCTTGGGCTATCTCTTCAATTGGCTGCTCTGTCTCATCATCTTGCATCAGAATAAGCTGACTGCCTGATTGAACCATCTCCTCCAGCGTTGCCAAACCTTTGCGATTCTTGTTTTGCTTGGTCATCTTGATCTCCTTTATCGGTTAACCGACTGTGTAATATTGAGATCTACATAACCAGACCGATAAAGTCAGTCAGTTCCTTTCCGCTCAATATGATAAGAAAAAGCAAGATTCTTTGATTGACAGAAATCATGCTTAAAAAGACATTGCAGGCAGCCTACAGACACTACATAGAATGCCCTCCGATACGTGGTAACGCCGCCCAGTGTTTCCCACATTTTTTATCACGAATCAGGATGGATTGTTTATGCGATTTTCGATTATACTTTCTTGCAATTATCGGTGATACTTCCTTACAATTTTCAGTAATACGCTTGCAATTTTCAATAATACAAACTTCCCGATCAGAGCATGCGAGAAATGCCACATTTTGGAGGCTTGTAATTTTCGGTGAGACGATTTACAATTTTCGGTGATACTTTATAATTATAACTCAACTTCCTGAGTTTTTTTCTTGACAATTATTATTCTTTTATAATACTTAATTAATAATAAAATCTCAGATAAAGGAGATTCTAATGAAAAAGATAACATTGTTGATGACCCTGTTGATATTAACATCATTTTTAATGGCAGTCCCAGTTGCTAAACATCAGAAACAGTTGGATATTGGAGCAGGTCTTTTCAATACTCATTTACCCATTTATATGGGATTGGATTATGGTTTGACTGAGAATTCCACTGTAGGTGGTGGATTATCTACTTCATTCTATGATTATGGTAACTGGTTTGATATCTATGGAAACTGGAATTACCATTTTGTTAATCTACTCTCTATGCCACATAATACCGACTTTTATGCGGGATTA is a window of Candidatus Cloacimonadota bacterium DNA encoding:
- a CDS encoding FG-GAP-like repeat-containing protein; this translates as MISNRFALTFFLIIMPIYVMHAINDMPLIAQLEGEHNGSFFGYSIVNLDFNHDGIDDLIVFSMAYGYQYQQSPSRGKVYVYYGGSDFSSASEPAMTLEGDYPEGMQRRIGSIRNVGDVSGDGYQDLMITDGVPDVSGSARYMFFYGGTSNLSIPDRVETPQLNEVIYTIDMLYDVDGDGFDDLGISYTLNNILQFDILWGGTFQRQVILSGVGLYNDTKAIIGIGDINNDGYHDFSIGYLEEEQEFEQNSTVRVYYGNSSRIFSNFMLLIQTPNPITRICRPLGDLNNDGFDDFLGYIDNSGMLVWYGTGTNLPLSPNVILSPIFYGNAFVLGVNCGDFNGDGISDVVGASYLHRRFAVWLGSIYMDGQADWQKPDTHENYGYNVAVGDFNDDGFDDIAVSAPMEEGIWPYHDFPGYVFIYAGNPGMVANDDPTNQQLSDQLQMRLSPNPVLTNAEIIISISGVDINRGVPLIVEIFNLKGQVIHRSQKNCMSSYELVSTVNLTNTASGVYICRIRIDNMSTSKKFTIIK